In a single window of the Xylanimonas protaetiae genome:
- a CDS encoding GNAT family N-acetyltransferase: MSNPAPAWRIVEVPAPPVGADWEWEWRWVYQGYSRIRQAVELETWGHHDRWAPTPILMAFLADNPWKRNTLVAAVRDDADGSDHTAVLGVAEIGLPQQDDEHLAFVSVSVHPDHRAQGIGTALADAADTWVARTGRTVAVSWSAHAPEPDPGPGVVTAPTGSGRVDTTDAAARFALRRGFALEQVARASTLPVPDTTSDVEQHLAAAVAAAGDDYVVHTWNRTVPAEFHERLAVLWARMSTDAPHAAVETEAQQWDAARVAAHLEEQAQAHQQVLLTAAEHAPTGALTAFTELALPDFDEVDFGFQGDTLVISDHRGRRLGMLVKATNLLAMMADRPKIRRIHTFNAEENTFMLSINVALGFRGAGVLATWQRHDVPGSDAAAR; encoded by the coding sequence ATGAGCAACCCCGCGCCCGCCTGGCGCATCGTCGAAGTCCCCGCACCGCCCGTCGGCGCCGACTGGGAGTGGGAGTGGCGCTGGGTCTACCAGGGCTACTCCCGCATCCGGCAGGCCGTCGAGCTCGAGACCTGGGGGCACCACGACCGCTGGGCCCCGACCCCGATCCTCATGGCGTTCCTGGCCGACAACCCCTGGAAGCGCAACACCCTGGTCGCCGCCGTCCGCGACGACGCCGACGGCAGCGACCACACGGCCGTCCTCGGTGTCGCCGAGATCGGCCTGCCGCAGCAGGACGACGAGCACCTCGCGTTCGTCAGCGTCTCCGTGCACCCGGACCACCGCGCCCAGGGCATCGGCACGGCCCTCGCCGACGCGGCCGACACGTGGGTGGCCCGGACGGGCCGCACGGTCGCGGTCAGCTGGAGCGCGCACGCCCCCGAGCCCGATCCGGGTCCTGGCGTCGTCACGGCGCCGACCGGCTCCGGCCGCGTGGACACGACGGACGCGGCGGCGCGCTTCGCCCTCCGGCGCGGCTTCGCGCTCGAGCAGGTGGCCCGCGCGTCCACGCTGCCCGTGCCCGACACGACGTCCGACGTCGAGCAGCATCTCGCCGCGGCCGTTGCCGCCGCGGGGGACGACTACGTGGTGCACACGTGGAACCGCACCGTCCCGGCGGAGTTCCACGAGCGCCTCGCCGTGCTGTGGGCCCGGATGAGCACGGACGCCCCGCACGCCGCCGTCGAGACCGAGGCGCAGCAGTGGGACGCGGCCCGTGTCGCCGCGCACCTCGAGGAGCAGGCGCAGGCCCACCAGCAGGTGCTGCTCACGGCCGCCGAGCACGCCCCCACCGGCGCGCTCACGGCGTTCACGGAGCTGGCCCTCCCCGACTTCGACGAGGTCGACTTCGGCTTCCAGGGCGACACCCTGGTGATCTCCGACCACCGCGGCCGCCGTCTCGGCATGCTCGTCAAGGCCACGAACCTGCTCGCGATGATGGCCGACCGCCCCAAGATCCGCCGCATCCACACGTTCAACGCCGAGGAGAACACGTTCATGCTGTCGATCAACGTGGCCCTCGGGTTCCGCGGTGCGGGCGTCCTCGCGACGTGGCAGCGCCACGACGTGCCGGGGTCCGACGCCGCGGCGCGGTAG